Within the Citrobacter freundii genome, the region GATACTCTTCTCCACAATCGAAGTTGCTTAATTCATATTCAACTTCCTCTGAAAAAATCTCAATCCTTAAACCCTCCATTTATTACTCCAGTTCCCGGAGACGGTTAGCGGCGCGTTTCAGCCGGTCATTCGGTGCTGGCGGATTAATGATTGCATCCATAACCAGGTTCCAGGACTCCTCATTGAGGAGCAGACGACGGTGCTGGTCAATAACTTCTGCA harbors:
- a CDS encoding DUF1778 domain-containing protein, translating into MSALKKQRIDLRLNEDDKHMIEEAAAMTNQSISQFMVSTASERAAEVIDQHRRLLLNEESWNLVMDAIINPPAPNDRLKRAANRLRELE